From the Thamnophis elegans isolate rThaEle1 chromosome 16, rThaEle1.pri, whole genome shotgun sequence genome, the window ggacccagctggttgtaattaggctcctctcaagattgtatttaaggaagtactctgggaggagtctggtttgcaggattcaacttcattcttaacgctggagaagctgttatctgtctctgtcgaagtctgagttgctgccaaagttcttatctgtttgttatgcttgggctttcagccaccgagatttatgtttcctgctaataaagtgctgtagaattccagttaagcttgtctcggcattcattactggacggaggaggaggtcagaacaaatacccctcactctcaactccatgtggtcagctacccagaatcacacgcGCTTGTTGGTTCTGTTTCatcataaaaccatcttcccaatcagactccatgtttccaatgtctttctccccacttggaactgaacccagatagatatttcttccaacgATTGACTATTAAATGAGAATCCCAGTACGGAGCCCGTTTTAAATGGtcattgtttcttcttttgtaaaaaaaaatggaatccagaTCGGAACATTAGGTGAAATGTTCTGCGCACGAGACCCAACGGAGCCAGCAATGGGGTGTCCATGCCAGAATATATGTCCCTAAATCCCAACTTGCAGAAGTTAATAGAATGCTGAATCCCTGATTCCCCTTAACGGCAGCTTTAATCTATACTGAAGCGATGCAATTAAGATGAAGCCACCATTTCTTTCTCTTCGGGGCCACTGAACTTAAGCCATTTCTGCTCTGTCGGTAGCTGGTGATTCCCAGACCTTGTTTCTCTTGTGAATTGAAGGGAGGGCTGGAGATAGGCCTTTTTGGTGATAATGTCAGACCCGGGAGCCATTTTTTacctttgggccttcaggcctgccacatttttctactgtggggaaatgggagcggGGATCATATAGAGCcacgatggtgaacctatgcacgggtgccataggtggcacgcagagccctctccacGGGTATGCACGCCATCACCAgttactcttctggtttccggcagcTAGTCTTTGAGGGCACTGGAGCGCTTGAAAACGAccggaaaatggccaaaaacggtctgaaaaaacagccaaacacaggccattttctgggctgttttcaggccatttgtttggctaaaaatgcccaaaaaacaacttgaaaacagcctgaaaatgcccccaaaacaggcatgcacgtGCCAGCCAGGTGGTTTTTCCTGGCGCTCCGGCACACGCATattggtggtgggattcagccagttcgcacctattcgggagaaccggttgttaactttctaagcagtttggagaaccggtttttggaagaaatcttttgtttttttccactttacagggctaatcctgcaaggaaggcaagaaggaaacattccattgttgtttctagcctaatcttaattgccctgcttacaggaactgcctctccggttaacccttagtacattgtaacagctaaggtgaagcgcccatcgacgtgagtgacattgagttggccacgcccacccagtcacaaaaccactgagccccacctacccagctggtcattagggcagagaaccggctgttaaattatttgaatcccatcactggcgcATATGCacacatgttctggtttgggcactcagcgccaaaaagtttcgccatcattGATATAAAGTATGGGAGgcatatagtcaaaataacattcttttctcagagagtcaaggacatcttgccctgcagctgcgatggtatCACTGGGAGGCACCTCCAGTTTTgaacggtgcctgattggaccatgcaatggacatgtgggtgctggccagggatttggactttcttttgggtggggaaaacttggaagctttcagatttgggttttcccagatgtgccaataggacatctctaataaaatgggactTCGCAGAAAcacaagcctcggagtctttCGTTGGGGGCGTGACTTGGAACCCACCCTGACATATAAATCCGTTTATATTGTGAGTTACTTACCTTGTTTCTCAGGAATCAACAACCCTATGGCAAGACATTCATGGTTTGCAAAACTACGTCTCCTTTCCCCTTATGTTTTTGTTCATTGCCCCATCATaccctgtttttaaaaaatgacatttgtTACTCTTAAGAGGAAGTGTCTCTCGCTGGCCTGAAAAGTTGTCATTTACTGCTAGGTGGCAGTCTCCTGCAAGACAACGAGAACCTAGCTGCCAAAATTCCTCTTTGCTTGAAATATGTATCAGATataggggaggagaagagaggagaggaggggaggggaggggagggaagggaagggaagggaagggaagggaagagaagagaagagaagagaagagaagagaagagaaaagaaaagaaaatagaataggagaaggaatggaatagaatagaatagaatagaacaaaattagaatggaatagaattagactagactagactagactagactaaaatagaactgaatagaataaaatgggagaaggaatagagtagagtagagcggagcggagcggagcagagcagagcagagcagagcagaacagaacagaacagaacagaacagaacagaacagaatagattctttattggccaagtatgattggacacacaaggaatttgtctttggtgcagatgctctcggtgtacataaaaagaaaatatatttttgtcacgaatcataaggtgcaacacttagtcatagggtacaaataagcaatcaaatcatactaggaaacaatcaatataaaccgtaaggatacaagcaacaaagttacagtcatacagtcataagtgggaggaggtgggtgataggaatgatgagaagattaatagtagtgcacACTTAGTTCCATCAACCCTTGACTGTGTTGAGGGAAttctttgtttagcagagtgatggctttcaggaaaaacctgtccttgtatctagtttttcctggtgtgcagtgccctatagggtattaatgtccaggatgtgaagggtctgtacatattttcacagccctctttttgactcgtgcagaatacaggtcctcgatggaaggcaggttggtattcattgtttttttctgcagttctgattatctatatctataattatATACGGTGTATTCTATGAATGCAAGACCAGCCTAAACCCTGCAAAGCCAAACAGATGAATGATCCACATATGCAAGTAATTACAGATGATCTCCCCCTCCCgcccatatcatcatcatcattattatggtAAGGGTATGCTTGAACCAAAACCAAATCTCAATCACAAATGCAGCATTCAGTAACCTGGTTTTGCTTAATTGTGGCTTGTAGTCTAAAGCACCACTGGGGTTCATATTAAGCTGTAAACAGTCCCACATACACCCACAATGGCTGAAAATGTACAATATTCTATAACAAACAATAATTATTATGTcccaatcccccccccactccaaacCCCCCAAAACCGACAAACAAAAAGCAGCACCACAATATTTCACTTTGGTGTCATGGCTGATTGTACTTTGGAAACCTTAAGGGTAGTTTACTAAACTTGAAGGCATGAGCATAACTGGAAAGGCAGTTAATAACTAAGCTCTGAACTTAATGGTCCTTTAGGGTCCCTTCTTTAATTAGACATATTTACTACTTTGGATTTACTCTACAGCCCCCCCTCccaggattgttttttttttttttttagcagtagacttatataccgcttcataggccttcaggcctctctaagcggtttacagagagtcagcatattgcccccaacaatctgggtcctcattttacccacctcggaaggatggaaggctgagtcaaccctgagccggtgagatttgaaccgctgacctgctgatctagcagtagcctgcagtgctgcatttaaccactgcgccaccttggctcaccttGGATTGTgatgcaatagcaacagcacttaggctTATGTGCTgtttcagagtgctttacagccggtTTAGAgggtcagcacattgcccccaactatctgggtcctcattttactgaccttggcaggatggaaggcggattcaaccttgagctgttcagaagtgatttgctggTAGGCAACAGAGTTATCCTGCGacactgcattctagccactgcaccaccatgggtcTTTCTTccttcaccttccttctttccttccttcccacttagcagtagcacttagatttatatatcacttcccagggctttacagccctctctaagtggtttacagagtcagcctcttgcccccaacaatctggctccacattttactgacttcggaaggatggaaggctgaatcaaacttgagccaatccagtggtgggtttcaaaaatttttggaacctcttctgtaggtgtggcctgctttccgggtccactggtggaacctcttctaaccagttcggtagatttgacgaactggttctaccgaactggtgcgaactggtaggaacccacctctgagccaatcggaatcaaactcctggctgtgggcagagtcagtctgcaatactgccttctaagcACTGCATCATCACCAGGGCTCTTGCAATCCCCTACATTACTGACATCACCATCTAGATAACGTCATAACCATCTCTGAACATGGTTCTTGGAGTTTGTTCCTTTGCAATGGTTTCCTGATTTTTttgtgagtgtgagagagagagagagagagagagagagagagagagagagagagagagagagagtgagtgtgtgttaATTCACCAGGAGCAACAGCTTATTGATTCAAGTGACACCAGGGCTCCAGTAGATGTTCAGCAAACAGAGGATAGGGCTGTTTAGGGAACAGCCGATATGAAATGGGAAGATTGGGAATTTCCAACTTCTTGTTATTTCAGCTTTTTTCCAGTACAGGATGCAACCCACTTATCTACATAGTCATAAATTTATTCTATTACCTCTCTGACAAGCTGGGACTTCCCCCGTGGCATTAAATCATCAAATTATATGTACTAGAAAGGGTGTTTTGGTTGGTCGTGTCAAAATGAGCAAGAACAAAAAGTTCCATTGCCTTTTGGGCAAAAATTAAAGATGCTAGATAGGATTTAAAGGGGCAATCCTTTATATACATGCACgtttatttctttttcacaaAAGACAAGATGTGCATTATTTTTTGTCTTTAGCTAGACTTTGTTCCAAAGAGCTCAAAGCCAGGCAGGGAAATTGGCAGCCTTTCCCAAAAATTTTTAAAGGCCTTCAACAgagttaccctgtttccctaaaaataagacctccccggataataagcccaatcaggcttttgagcgcatgcgctaacataagccctcccccaaaaataagccctccccaataatattgcaacacagaagaagccatgaggtgaccacactagCTGCCTCCTACACTGTTaagtcctcaaaaataataagacctccccaaaaataaggccaagtgcttattttgggtgtcaaaagaaaataggactctgtcttattttggggaaaacacagtatccCAGCTGTGGGTGAAAGCTCTCTAGCCCTGCCTATAAAGAAGTAAAAAGGAGATTAGAAATAGGCCTACTATCTAGATCAGcggtcaccaaccagtggtccacgagaaaattttggtggtctgcagaaaaattatttgcattttttttgcactaaatactatttatcttttttaaaaaaatccatattagTGATCtgggggatttaaaattatgaatttagtggtccctgaggtctgaaaggttggcgCCCTCTGATCTAGATGACCGCTAGATACCAGCAGAGAGATATGAAAATTTTTGCTGCCATCTGTTGGATGCCtggtttttttcagcccaaatatGATAGCCCTAATGTGGGGGGGAGCCCAGGATAAAAACACTTAGCTGAGAATGGTAGAATACCATCCCATAGAAAgttatatttgtagctcaggttgaattgtgggatccttggtgctctctctgagcatggttgttttcttgcagacgtttcattacctaactatgtaccatcaccagtgctagaagaAGTGTGCTCTCTGAGAGTTGTTGGTGGTTTCTGGATTAGGTTGTTGTTTATTGTTTGACATTTGTCTGTCTGGTATTGTTGTGGTCTGCTGgaagcctgcggagctggcagcagagtcggacagtgaggaggttggggaggaacatggcccagtcctggagtctggggaaggcgctgatgagggctctgcgtcagaggcagagagggggccaaggccatcagGTAGTGATGTGCTCCCtctggagcctccggagtctgacatcagcgaggcagaagaacagtgtaagcctattcccagtgtgcgcatgcgcagagcggccagaacagttaagacaaaaggggcagcttgggagtaaggcttggaggtgattggcccctcccattagacataaaagaggaacaaacggacatgagcctttgcaggaaacaattttgttcattctggtcggttcaaactctgaagctccgtttgactctgtgctccatttggccttgcaaaactaattggcaatttggtctctggcagcctttcaagggagataaagctgggtgcttatcagcattaACCTGAAAAACTATGGCAGAcatctgtccagtggtgggtttcaaaaatttttggaacctactctgtgggtgtggcctcctttgtgggagtggcttgccggccatgtgaactggtgggagtggcttgccggccattctctctctctctctccctctctctctccttccttttgcctctctgtcccttttttctctttttctttcatctctctctcactttctttctttctttctttctttctttctttctctttctctctctgtgtcagtctgtctgtgtgtttgtgtgtgtgtgtgtgtcagtggtgggtttcaaaattttttggaacctcttctgtaagtgtggcctgctttccgggtccactggtggaacctcttctaaccggttcggtagatttgacgaaccgcttctaccgaataggtgcgaactggtaggaacccacctctgcatctgtcggactcttcccagactgtttgtgaatcattacgggctgtgaatgaccatcatccacagccgtttaaataaaagagggtttttgggattAAGCATGTGATTTATGCTTTGTCAGGAAGCATAAATCACACGTATTCCTTGATTTGGGGAACTACACATTTCCTATTCTTAAATAACTATCACATGGAAATGTGCCGATTAATATCAATAGTTATAAGAGTCACATATCTTCTCAGCTGTGCTTGGCGTAGAAAAGAACCCATGCCTCATGGAAACGAAAACTTTGTCATATAAGAAACggaaaacagagaaacagagtgtGGGTTGCATGTTCCAAGTTCATTAGTGAAATGTCGAAATAGTATCCAACACACATGGCACTTGTATCAGAATAAGCCTCCTGGATTTGGTAACCTTAAACCAGAtttaattttatcttttatttgatATAGTAGGGTTTCAACACTTCCTCTAAATTGAATTGCGAGAATAAATCATGTTAGAAGGCTCAGCTTCACAGCTGCTgtatttttccctccctctgaTCGCAAAACTTTCACTTCCTAATCACATGTGCTATGTTGATTTACATAGGGATATTTTACACGCACCGTGATGGTTATTGACGAGGCtttgaaaaaaggaaaattccACCCTCCGATGGAAAAAGCTGAAGTTGTTTCGTGAATTGCCAGGCGACAGGCCACACATTCTTGAAAGCTCTGCTGAGAATcaagtccttcttcttttgtcctcggcaagttatttattctttttttttcaaatggaaaGCTGCAATTTCCTTTATGTGAACACCTTGGTGCAAGATTATCTGAAGTACATTTGTCAAGAGGCTCAACTCTCAGCAGCCCCAAACAGAGTGGCTGAAGTCCTCCGTAAAGCGGGATCGTCTGCTCAGAGAGAGGTAGAAGACAAGCTGAGACCTTATGTGGACTCACTGGAGATTCATTCGGTAGAAGGAGCCAGTCACGTTTTCAGCCAAGTGATGGAAAACGAATTTGTGGATGGCGAAATTAACTGGGGACGCATTCTGACAATATTCCTGTTCGGTGGCATCCTGGCCAAAAAACTCCAAGGACCGTTGGCAAAAGAAAACTTGAAACAGATCTCTTATTTCATCACAGACTATATCgtgagcaccaaaggaaagtgGATCAGCGAGAATGGAGGATGGGTAAGTTTTCTCAGCCCGAGTTTGCCTTTTTATTGTTCAGACGCTAAGTTTGTGTTCCGACTCTTCACAACCACATGGACCACAGCATGCAAGCCCTCCCACTCCCCGCTGTCTCTCTGGGTCTGTCCAAACTCAAACTGacattatccaacatcttctcctcttctcttttcatcTTCACTGTTTGCCCTTTAGCTTCATTAGTTTTTCACGCAGAACGCGAGACCAAAAGCTCACAGAACTTGATATCAATTTAATAGCTCATAATAATGCAACGCATTGATTTAACAATACTGAATTTTACTGCTGATCCCTCGGCGTCTAAGGTACTGCACTGTTCGGTTAAACCTTACCGTAAATCAATAGTattgtatccagtggtgggattcagccagttcgcaccactccgggagaaccggttgttaaccggtcctgaacagtttggtgaactggtttttgggagaaatcattagggcagagaaccggttgttaaattatttgaatcccacctctgattgtaTCCATAAATAAACGCCGAATAAATATAAAAGACATCTGTAAATCTACTtgcatgttgaaatggaaaactCACATTAGTGACTAGGGCTTTGAATGAATATCTTAGTAAATACTGCCTTATAAAGTACAACTCGATAGTACAGCCCAATAGAATCCTATCAAACATTCAAGGAGTTTATTACTATGCAATAGGGGTAACATTATTcctaaaaatcagaaaaattcaACAGTGTGGTAATAATACTGCAGAACTCAGTGGAATTTTTTTCTGAGTGGGTAATTCACATTTATTActaattctctctcccccccccctctctctcacacacacacctcgtttattttagtttatttaacAGACTCCTGCAGGCTGCTAACAGGCAACAAGTTACATATTAAATCAAACTCTGGCTTGTCTTTGAGGTTTTATGTTTGCTAATTATTTGCCTTGAAACACAGCAAAAGAAACTTGCCAtagcagaagaaagaaaacacacgGTAACATATTCCCCTTCCTCATCGGAACAGGAACTTGCAAAATgcctgttgttggtttttttttccgtGTTCCTAAGAAACGTGGCAAAAGGGTGTGATATTGGCAACCTATAatgcaatcctgaaaatattGATTCTCAATTAACTGCAGGCTTGCTGGGATCTTTCAgacaggagccccccccccccatcatttcAGGGACACTCTCAGTagtcaaggaaaagaaaaatgatccTGCATTTAAGAAATCAGAATTCCCCATCGATGAATCAAATAGAAAAAGGCTCCTCGCAGCTGTACTCTCTGCAAATCTAAGATGACTTTTTCACTTTGATGTTTGGGGGAAAACCCTAGTCTTCCTTTCAGGGAATTATAACAATTCTCAATTTCTGTATATGACGGTTTCCCTATTCATCTTGATCTGCAGTGAGATTTCTGGTGGGTGTAACCAAGAGCCACATTTGTATCTACAGCATATGATGTTTCCCCCTTGGAGTTTCCATTTAATTTCTGCAAAATAGAAATGGCAACTGAGGGCAAATTCCTCCCAAATCATTTGAGCCCGACTAATAAATTGCACCTCGTTCATGGCGGTCAGCTTGGCTTCAGACAATGTACTGAGGCAAAATAATAACCCCAAAGAACCGGGCTTCTGTTATGCTATTAAGCTCCAAATAAGACTTAACGGCATTCAATACTAACAAAATTTAACGTGCAATGTGACATCACTTTGCTCTTTGGTTGATCTGGACAGTGTATTGCGTGAACAGtatgccaaaaaaagccaatgcaatcctaggctgcattaatagagggatagaaccaagatcacgtgaagttctACTAtggctttacaaagccttagtatgaccacacttggaatattccaTCTACTTCTGGCcaccacagtataaaaaagacgttgagactctagaaagagtgcagagaagagcaacaaagatgattgggggccaggaagtgggtatgtctcattttatgaaaagaaggagtaggggtgacatgatagcagtcttccaatatctgaggggctgccacaaagaagagggagtcaagctactctccaaagcacctgagggcaggacaagaagcaatgggtggaaactattcaaggagagaagcaacctagaactaaggagaaattttcttccTTAGTGAGAATGatcaatcaatggaatggcttgtcttcagatgttgtgggtgcttcatcactggggagATTGggaagccacttgtctgaaagggTACAGAGTCTTCTGctccagcagggggttggactagaagatctccaaggtcccttccaagtcttgtTCTGTGTTCTATGATCTTTTTGTTCTGATTCTGCCAGCAGCTTCTATGACCCTGTTTCATATTCTTCTTGCTGGAGTAAAAGTCTTGGAATTATCTGAGGGAAACCTTAAGACATAATTATGCATATATAGCTGTGGTGCATGtacgcattttttaaaaaaatgcaagcttgctggtggtttttattttttacttgttCCGTTACATTTCCGTTCACTCTTGATGGCAGTGTCCTACCTCCAAATCCACCAGATGGCAGCAATAAATCtccaaaatcaaaataaaacactgCAATTTTGTTAAAACATGGCATGATCAACATGCAACAAACATTGGCTTAAACCCTTGTGAAAAGAGATCTCATCAGATAAGGCTCATTTTTACAGTTCATGTGAAATatttaagggatgcggtggctcagtggccaagaagctgagcttgtcaatcagaagatcagcaatttggcggttcgaatccctcgtaacagagtgagctcccattccttgtcccagcatctgccaacctagcagttcgaaagcatgtaaaaatgcaagtagacaaatacgcaccatctttggtgggaaggtaacagcgttccgtgcgccttcagcatttagtcatgccggccacataccACAgcgacatcttcggacagcactcgctcttcggctttgaaacggagatgagcaccgccccctagagtcaggaacgactagcacatatgtacaaggggaacctttacctttaccgtgAAATATTTAAAGTTATTATTTTCACAGGAAGTTTGGCCCCAGCGCCATAGCGCAAGACATAAGATACTTAGCAAGCAGATCCAAATGTTGTGTGATTTGCAAGCCACAACAGCTGGTTCACACAAGCACTAGGTGAAGGCCAAGTGTGGTTTTATGCACTATGAACAACTGtgtcacattatttatttatatcccacctttattttttgaacaaataactcaaggcagcgaacatatccaATACTTTTGAGTGCTCCCAGGATAATCAACCAGACTTTAATTCCCACCCTCCCCGAAAATGGGGAAGGGTATTTATTCATTGCAAATTATgtataatgtatttttattttatttatttttgtccctTTATTAAGTGTTATAAATTACTCAAGGTGATGGACGTAcctgatacaggtagtccatgacttacggccacaattgagcccaaaatttctgttgttaagcgagatatttgttagctgggctttgccccattttacgaccatccttaccacaattgttaagcggaTCACTGCGGTGGATAAGTCagtggcatggttgttaagtgaatttggtttccccattcacttggcttgtcaggtcgcaaaagatgatcacataaccTCAGggcacagcaacggtcgtaagtatgaaccagttgccaaagcgcctgaattttgatcacatgatcatggggacacTGCAAAAAACGGTCATTAATCACActtcttcagtgccgttgtaacttggaacggtcgctaactggattgttgttgaggactacctgtactccttcctcctcctattttacccacagtggccctgtgaggtgggctgggctgagagaaagggacttGCTCAAAGTCACCggagttggctttcatgcctaaggcaggactagaacttctgtgattggctcaaagtcacccagagaGCTTTTATACCTAATTAGAATTTACCacctcctgttgtggcccaccagcagccagatgagatggcagcagattcggacagtggggaagttggggaggaacatgggccagtcctggagtctggggaaggctctgatgagggctctgtgtcagaggcagagagggggccagagccgtgtgccagttatcagctgccttcagagtcagacatcagtgaggcagacaaacagctggagcctgttcccagtgtgcgcatgcgtagagttgccagacaaaggaacagctaaagaacaggggtcgacttgggagtaagaccgcaggtggacggtgaatggcccctcccagaggacataaaagaggagcgaaaggggagtggagtttgcaggagacaattagtttgcttcattggttcatgactctccaagactccttgccaagttttgcagatatcgtcctggcagctctccaagccagataaggtctgtgactgtaaatcctcctttgaaagactttactggatgtgaatgagcagaattcacagcaaattaataaaagtttttttgttttttttctgggacaaggagtttgcttcatgcttttgggtaGCCTCGGTCAGAATACCTCCTGGTTTCTGGCCAGGTGCCTTAACCTTTAGACAAAAGTGATTctcatcattttcttctctttgctTGCAGGAGAAGGGCTTCATAACAAAATTTGAGGATAGAAGCTCCTGGGTATCCTTATCCACTTTGAAGACAAAGATCTTGGCTGTTTTTTCCATCTTCAATCAATATCACTCATAAACCTGGTCAATGCTTTTCTTGAGGATGTTACACTGGGATGACTTCCAGAAACATT encodes:
- the BCL2A1 gene encoding bcl-2-related protein A1, with translation MESCNFLYVNTLVQDYLKYICQEAQLSAAPNRVAEVLRKAGSSAQREVEDKLRPYVDSLEIHSVEGASHVFSQVMENEFVDGEINWGRILTIFLFGGILAKKLQGPLAKENLKQISYFITDYIVSTKGKWISENGGWEKGFITKFEDRSSWVSLSTLKTKILAVFSIFNQYHS